From the genome of Malus domestica chromosome 04, GDT2T_hap1, one region includes:
- the LOC103408620 gene encoding putative UDP-glucuronate:xylan alpha-glucuronosyltransferase 4 — translation MASKFSSSASSSYSKQRVVPLVLYLIMLSLFFLCLMVSYSFRPTESNNSATIRHEQVIKNKTENADWFVAISKRFKIKGRKIKVGLVNVDEHIHRQLRGLSDVEAVSVAFERVARDRKWEDYFPEWVDEDEERGKPKCPEIPIPKLENYEGIDVVLAKVPCGANRTSDKEGIRDVFRLQVNLVVANLVVGRAWMKPDAHRTVYVVFIGACGPMVEIFRCDDRLMHRGKYWVYRPNIGRLKQKVHMPFGSCQIAPGYAETGREIWRKYMVETSSWIPYEKRRLAYVTILHSSEAYVCGAIALAQSIRQTNSTKDLVLLADDSITPKSIQGLTAAGWNIKRIQRIRSASAQKGSYNEWNYSKLRVWQLTKYDKVIFIDADLLVLKNIDSFFVHPQLSAVGNNKMLFNSGLMVVEPSNCMFEYLMRKTFTIESYNGGDQGFLNEIFTWWHRLSWRLNALKYFEGPKAANHEMPEDLYALHYLGFKPWVCYKDYDCNWEGNGSSVFASDSAHEKWWKMYDQMPKELKSYCGLTKKMDKDLKKRRVKAAKANFSDGHWKIEIKDPRQHHLYM, via the exons ATGGCTTCCAAGTTTTCTTCCTCCGCCTCCTCCTCCTATTCCAAACAACGAGTAGTCCCCTTGGTTCTCTATCTAATTATGCTCTCTCTATTCTTCCTATGCCTAATGGTCTCGTATAGTTTTCGTCCCACCGAGTCGAATAATTCAGCTACCATTCGACACGAACAGGTTATCAAGAACAAAACTGAGAATGCGGACTGGTTCGTTGCCATTTCCAAACGATTCAAAATCAAGGGTAGAAAAATTAAGGTAGGTTTGGTCAATGTAGATGAACATATTCATCGTCAGCTCCGAGGACTATCAGATGTAGAGGCAGTCTCAGTGGCATTCGAACGCGTAGCTAGGGATCGAAAATGGGAGGATTATTTTCCCGAATGGGTTGACGAAGACGAGGAACGGGGGAAACCAAAGTGTCCGGAAATCCCAATTCCTAAGCTGGAGAATTACGAGGGCATCGATGTGGTACTGGCCAAGGTTCCATGTGGAGCAAATAGGACGAGTGACAAGGAAGGGATTAGGGATGTGTTTAGATTACAAGTTAATTTGGTGGTGGCTAATCTCGTGGTGGGGAGAGCGTGGATGAAGCCTGATGCTCATCGGACGGTGTATGTTGTGTTTATCGGGGCTTGTGGACCGATGGTGGAGATTTTCAGATGTGATGATCGCTTGATGCATAGAGGGAAGTATTGGGTTTATAGGCCTAATATTGGGAGATTGAAACAAAAGGTGCATATGCCTTTTGGATCTTGCCAAATTGCTCCGGGTTATGCAGAAACAG GCAGAGAAATCTGGAGAAAATACATGGTGGAAACAAGCTCATGGATTCCATACGAGAAGCGTAGACTTGCCTATGTCACAATCCTGCACTCCTCAGAAGCCTATGTATGTGGTGCAATAGCCCTAGCTCAAAGCATCAGACAAACCAACTCCACCAAAGACCTAGTCCTCCTTGCAGACGACTCCATCACTCCTAAATCCATCCAAGGCCTAACCGCGGCCGGATGGAATATCAAGCGAATCCAAAGAATCCGAAGCGCATCTGCGCAAAAAGGATCCTACAACGAGTGGAACTACAGCAAACTCCGGGTGTGGCAGCTCACGAAGTATGACAAGGTCATTTTCATCGACGCGGACCTTCTAGTCCTCAAGAACATTGACAGTTTCTTCGTGCACCCGCAACTGTCAGCCGTGGGGAATAACAAGATGTTGTTCAACTCCGGCTTAATGGTCGTGGAGCCATCGAACTGCATGTTCGAATACCTAATGCGAAAAACGTTCACAATTGAGTCATACAACGGCGGCGATCAGGGTTTTTTGAATGAGATTTTTACTTGGTGGCATAGGTTGTCTTGGAGGCTAAATGCACTAAAATATTTTGAGGGACCAAAAGCTGCAAATCATGAGATGCCTGAGGACCTGTATGCATTACAttacttggggttcaagccttgGGTGTGTTACAAAGATTATGACTGCAACTGGGAAGGGAATGGCAGCAGCGTCTTCGCGAGCGATTCGGCTCACGAAAAATGGTG
- the LOC103427733 gene encoding mitochondrial Rho GTPase 1-like, giving the protein MCLCRAKKKKKVKIRSRRRTSSYETSAHFLSLTRPPQQQLPPPPPPDQLGLWWVLSNLLRRRKSSQSPWPNPHYLVSMAKVAAGNDHPVGQTAVRIVVAGDRGTGKSSLIVTAATENFPANVPPVLPPTRLPEDFYPERVPITLIDTSSRAEDTNKVAEELKRADAVVLTYACNQPQTLDRLSTFWLPKLRQLEVKVPVIVVGCKLDLRDENQQVSLEQVMSPIMQQFREIETCIECSAYKHIQIPEVFYYAQKAVLHPTGPLFDQETQTLKDQCVRALKRIFILCDHDRDGALSDAELNDFQVKCFNAPLQPSEIVGVKRVVQEKLPEGVNEHGLTLTGFLFLHALFIEKGRLETTWTVLRKFGYNNDIRLADELIPSLPKRSPDQSVELTNEAIEFLKANFDLFGGDGDGALRPRELGELFSTAPASSFSEFPSKDAAFGGLSLDGFLSQWALMTLLNPASTMENLIYIGYPGEVSSAIRVTRKRRVDRKKQQSERNVFQCFVFGPKKAGKSALLDSFLGRPFSETYNPTTEERYAVNVVDQPGGPKKTLVMREIPEDGVEKFLRNKEALAACDIAVFVHDSSDESSWKRATELLVEVASHGETTGFEVPCLIVAAKDDLDAFPSAIQHSTRVSQDMGTEAPIPISAKSGDFNNVFRKIVTAAEHPHLSIPETEAGRTRKQYHKILNRSLMFISVGAAVAMVGVAAHRVYAARRNASG; this is encoded by the exons ATGTGTCTCTGccgcgccaaaaaaaaaaagaaggtaaaAATACGAAGCCGAAGGCGTACTTCTTCCTATGAAACTTCCGCACACTTCCTCTCTCTAACGAGGCCGCCACAGCAACAgctgccgccgccgccgccgcccgATCAGCTAGGGCTCTGGTGGGTTTTATCGAATCTTCTCCGACGAAGAAAGAGTTCTCAAAGCCCCTGGCCTAATCCCCATTACTTAG TTTCAATGGCCAAAGTTGCAGCAGGAAACGATCACCCTGTTGGCCAAACCGCAGTCCGAATTGTTGTGGCCGGAGACCGTGGCACCGGGAAATCCAGCTTGATTGTGACTGCTGCCACCGAGAACTTCCCGGCAAATGTGCCTCCGGTGCTGCCCCCTACAAGGCTGCCTGAAGATTTCTACCCTGAACGCGTTCCCATCACCCTTATCGACACATCATCTCG AGCAGAGGATACTAATAAAGTTGCTGAAGAGTTGAAACGGGCTGATGCAGTTGTGCTTACTTATGCGTGTAATCAGCCTCAGACACTTGATCGATTGAGTACATTTTGGCTTCCAAAACTTCGTCAACTAGAG GTAAAGGTACCTGTTATAGTGGTGGGTTGTAAGCTAGATTTGAGAGATGAGAACCAACAGGTGAGCCTCGAACAAGTGATGTCACCAATAATGCAACAGTTTCGGGAGATTGAAACTTGCATTGAATGTTCAGCATATAAACATATTCAG ATTCCGGAGGTTTTCTACTATGCACAAAAAGCTGTGCTTCATCCAACGGGCCCATTATTCGATCAGGAAACACAGACTTTAAAGGACCAATGTGTGCGAGCCTTGAAGCGGATATTCATTCTTTGTGATCATGATAGGGATGGTGCCCTCAGTGATGCAGAGCTGAATGATTTCcag GTTAAATGTTTCAATGCTCCATTACAACCTTCTGAAATTGTGGGTGTTAAGAGGGTCGTGCAAGAAAAATTACCAGAAGGAGTCAATGAACATGGGCTTACATTGACAgggtttctttttcttcatgcaCTATTCATAGAGAAGGGACGTCTAGAGACAACGTGGACTGTCCTTAGGAAGTTTGGATACAATAATGATATAAGGCTTGCAGATGAACTAATCCCATCTCTCCCTAAACGAAGTCCTGATCAG AGTGTGGAGCTGACAAATGAGGCAATTGAGTTTCTGAAGGCTAACTTTGACTTGTTTGGCGGTGATGGT GATGGGGCCCTCCGACCACGTGAACTTGGAGAACTATTTTCTACTGCTCCAGCaag CTCGTTTAGTGAATTTCCATCTAAGGATGCTGCATTTGGAGGGTTATCACTTGATGGATTTTTGTCACAG TGGGCCCTCATGACACTCTTAAACCCAGCTTCTACTATGGAGAATCTGATATACATTGGTTATCCTGGTGAGGTTTCATCCGCAATCCGTGTGACTAGGAAGAGGCGTGTAGATCGCAAGAAGCAGCAATCGGAAAGAAATGTTTTCCAATGCTTTGTCTTTGGTCCAAAGAAGGCTGGGAAGTCTGCATTATTGGATTCTTTTCTTGGAAG GCCATTTTCTGAAACTTATAATCCAACCACTGAGGAGCGTTATGCGGTTAATGTTGTTGATCAACCTGGG GGACCCAAGAAAACCCTAGTAATGAGAGAAATTCCTGAAGATGGAGTTGAGAAATTTCTCAGAAATAAAGAGGCTTTGGCTGCGTGTGACATAGCTGTGTTTGTTCACGACAG TTCTGATGAGTCATCCTGGAAGAGAGCAACTGAGTTGCTGGTAGAAGTTGCTAGTCATGGTGAGACTACTGGCTTTGAGGTACCTTGCCTCATTGTTGCAGCTAAAGATGATCTGGATGCATTCCCATCGGCCATTCAACATTCTACGAGG GTTAGCCAGGATATGGGAACAGAGGCTCCTATACCTATCAGCGCAAAGTCGGGTGATTTCAACAATGTATTTCGTAAAATTGTAACTGCCGCGGAGCACCCTCACCTGAGCATTCCCGAGACTGAGGCTGGAAGGACCCGCAAGCAATACCATAAGATCCTTAACCGATCTCTAATGTTTATTTCAG TGGGAGCCGCAGTGGCCATGGTTGGAGTGGCGGCTCACCGAGTCTATGCTGCGAGGAGGAATGCCTCCGGTTAA
- the LOC103427686 gene encoding peroxisomal adenine nucleotide carrier 1-like — MGLDLDLESISEATSGAVGSLVSTTLLYPLDTCKTRYQAEVRGNDRAKYRNLSEVFWEAISTRQVLSLYQGLETKNLQSFISQFIYFYGYSYFKRLYVETSGVKSIGTRANLVLAAAAGACTAIVTQPLDTASSRMQTSAFGKSKGLWKTLTEGSWIDAFDGLGISLLLTANPAIQYTVFDQLKLRLLKRKNKTGKDSSPEALSAFTAFVLGAVSKTVATVLTYPAIRCKVMIQAADEDDGKTKNPQPKSSKTIPAVLCAIWKREGILGFFKGLHAQILKTVLSSALLLMIKEKISAATWVLLLSIRRSLLLTMGRLKSA, encoded by the exons ATGGGTCTTGATCTTGATCTGGAATCCATATCGGAGGCGACGTCAGGAGCCGTTGGATCACTCGTCAGCACCACCCTGCTGTACCCGCTCGATACCTGCAAAACCAGGTACCAAGCCGAAGTTCGAGGCAATGATCGGGCCAAATACAG GAACCTTTCGGAAGTGTTTTGGGAAGCGATATCCACACGTCAGGTTCTTTCACTGTATCAGGGTCTCGAAACAAAAAACCTGCAATCCTTCATTTCTCAGTTTATTTACTTTTATGGGTATAGCTACTTCAAAAGACTCTATGTGGAAACAAGTGGGGTTAAATCGATAGGGACGAGAGCAAACTTAGttcttgctgctgctgctggtgcTTGCACTGCCATTGTAACTCAG CCGTTGGATACAGCCTCGTCAAGGATGCAgacaagtgcttttggaaaatcCAAAGGATTGTGGAAGACTCTTACAGAGGGCAGCTGGATTGATGCATTTGATGGTCTCGGAATCTCCCTGTTGCTGACCGCGAACCCTGCAATTCAG TATACAGTGTTCGATCAGCTAAAACTCAGACTCCTGAAAAGGAAGAATAAAACGGGCAAGGATTCTTCTCCAGAAGCCCTTTCTGCTTTCACAGCATTTGTTTTAGGTGCAGTCTCAAAGACTGTTGCCACCGTTCTGACCTACCCTGCCATCAG GTGTAAGGTCATGATCCAAGCTGCTGACGAAGATGAtggaaaaaccaaaaacccccAGCCAAAGTCCAGCAAAACAATTCCAGCAGTTCTATGCGCTATATGGAAAAGGGAAGGGATTCTTGGCTTCTTCAAGGGATTGCATGCACAGATCTTGAAGACCGTCCTGAGCTCGGCATTGCTTCTGATGATCAAGGAAAAGATCTCCGCCGCTACTTGGGTTCTTCTACTTTCAATCAGAAGGTCTCTATTGCTCACAATGGGCAGACTAAAAAGTGCTTGA
- the LOC103427687 gene encoding uncharacterized protein — protein sequence MMSGNYTTIDNQNVSGSVPAAVPDPGHLTVKFQDSTLQTFPPSETRGKIARGALPPSDADDTFSKPVSGSDEPQQGGWLRIFSVASYKQYFDVDTSDVLERIKDSLLPFSGTFNEKTSNSPDLYGPFWICTTLIFVAAAIGTFVTYVAHKMKSKDWEYDINVVQWSAGLFYGYVTIVPLVLYVILKYFSAPSGLVQLFCLYGYSLFVFIPALCLSVVPLEIFRWVIAGVAGVMSATFVAVNLRAHIVSAGERWFLIVAGIFLLQLALSVVLKLYLFTVTV from the exons ATGATGTCCGGAAATTATACCACCATTGACAACCAAAACGTCTCGGGATCTGTTCCTGCT GCGGTTCCAGATCCAGGCCACCTCACCGTGAAATTCCAAG ATTCAACCCTTCAGACATTTCCTCCATCCGAGACACGAGGGAAGATCGCTCGTGGTGCCCTCCCTCCTAGTGATGCTGATG ACACATTTTCTAAACCTGTATCTGGTTCTGATGAACCCCAGCAAGGTGGTTGGCTACGGATATTCTCTGTAGCTTCTTACAAGCAATACTTTGATGTTGATACATCAGATGTTCTAGAGAGGATTAAAGATTCACTCCTTCCATTCAGTGGAACCTTCAATGAGAAAACATCTAACAGCCCTGATTT GTATGGACCTTTCTGGATATGCACTACCCTTATATTTGTAGCAGCTGCCATTGGCACTTTTGTGACATATGTAGCACACAAGATGAAGAGTAAAGATTGGGAATATGACATTAATGTTGTCCAGTGGTCTGCAGGATTGTTCTATGGCTATGTCACTATTGTTCCTCTTGTACTGTATGTAATTCTCAAATACTTCTCGGCACCATCAGGTCTCGTTCAGCTGTTTTGTCTCTATGGCTACTCCCTGTTTGTCTTCATTCCAGCATTG TGCCTCTCAGTTGTGCCGTTGGAAATTTTCAGATGGGTAATTGCAGGCGTAGCTGGGGTTATGTCTGCCACCTTTGTCGCAGTTAACCTTCGCGCCCACATCGTATCAGCAGGTGAAAGGTGGTTCTTGATTGTAGCCGGGATCTTTCTACTGCAGTTAGCTCTGTCTGTCGTCCTAAAACTCTATTTGTTCACCGTCACAGTGTAA